The proteins below come from a single Streptomyces sp. M92 genomic window:
- a CDS encoding SCO4402 family protein — MTVQGSENSSRRGRRSSTMGGMPLNDMPWWRWRSNVRSALHMLSAPAFQRDVWLAGVDGYGDVTDAVYRLVEDTWLDHWSAEKYVGTVFRDSQEAALVDTAVLRVLRIMHQVGPDAPVTAYLDHPDWPDAVRAARDAHVRLAASDGEDPEAAPRTLELLQILTRSA, encoded by the coding sequence ATGACCGTGCAAGGTTCGGAGAACTCTTCCCGTCGTGGCCGTCGCTCCTCCACCATGGGCGGCATGCCCCTCAACGACATGCCGTGGTGGCGCTGGCGCAGCAACGTGCGCTCCGCGCTGCACATGCTCTCCGCCCCCGCCTTCCAGCGGGACGTCTGGCTGGCCGGCGTCGACGGCTACGGCGACGTCACCGACGCGGTGTACCGGCTGGTGGAGGACACCTGGCTGGACCACTGGTCCGCGGAGAAGTACGTGGGCACCGTCTTCCGGGACTCGCAGGAGGCGGCGCTCGTCGACACCGCCGTGCTGCGCGTACTGAGGATCATGCACCAGGTGGGGCCGGACGCGCCGGTGACCGCGTACCTCGACCACCCGGACTGGCCGGACGCGGTGCGGGCGGCGCGCGACGCGCACGTGCGGCTGGCCGCCAGTGACGGTGAGGACCCGGAGGCGGCGCCGCGCACGCTGGAGCTGCTGCAGATTCTGACCAGGTCCGCCTGA
- the purU gene encoding formyltetrahydrofolate deformylase has translation MNEQSSAAVPSAAAQADQYVLTLSCPDKQGIVHAVSSYLFMTGCNIEDSQQFGDHDTGLFFMRVHFSADDPVTVDKLRASFAAIGDAFQMDWQIDRADRKMRIVLMVSRFGHCLNDLLFRARIGALPVEIAAVVSNHTDFAELVGSYGIPFHHIPVTRDTKADAEARLLEIVREENVELVVLARYMQVLSDDLCKRLSGRIINIHHSFLPSFKGAKPYHQAHARGVKLIGATAHYVTADLDEGPIIEQEVERVGHDVTPDQLVAVGRDVECQALARAVKWHAEHRILLNGRRTVVFA, from the coding sequence ATGAACGAGCAGTCCTCCGCCGCCGTCCCGTCGGCCGCCGCCCAGGCCGACCAGTACGTCCTCACCCTCTCCTGCCCGGACAAGCAGGGCATCGTGCACGCCGTGTCGAGCTACCTGTTCATGACCGGCTGCAACATCGAGGACAGCCAGCAGTTCGGCGACCACGACACGGGACTGTTCTTCATGCGGGTCCACTTCTCGGCCGACGATCCGGTGACCGTGGACAAGCTGCGGGCCAGCTTCGCGGCGATCGGTGACGCCTTCCAGATGGACTGGCAGATCGACCGGGCCGACCGGAAGATGCGCATCGTGCTCATGGTCAGCAGGTTCGGGCACTGCCTGAACGACCTGCTCTTCCGGGCCCGGATCGGCGCGCTGCCGGTGGAGATCGCGGCGGTGGTCTCCAACCACACGGACTTCGCCGAGCTGGTGGGGTCCTACGGCATCCCCTTCCACCACATCCCCGTGACGAGGGACACGAAGGCGGACGCCGAGGCGCGGCTGCTGGAGATCGTGCGCGAGGAGAACGTCGAACTCGTCGTCCTCGCCCGCTACATGCAGGTCCTCTCGGACGACCTGTGCAAGCGGCTCAGTGGCCGGATCATCAACATCCACCACTCGTTCCTGCCGAGCTTCAAGGGCGCCAAGCCCTACCACCAGGCGCACGCGCGGGGCGTGAAGCTGATCGGCGCGACCGCTCACTACGTGACCGCGGACCTCGACGAGGGCCCGATCATCGAGCAGGAGGTCGAGCGGGTCGGCCACGACGTCACGCCGGACCAGCTGGTCGCCGTCGGACGGGACGTGGAGTGCCAGGCGCTGGCGCGGGCGGTCAAGTGGCACGCGGAGCACCGCATCCTGCTGAACGGCCGACGGACCGTCGTCTTCGCCTAG
- a CDS encoding ABC transporter substrate-binding protein, producing the protein MTGRRPIRSSFLRRPSGRSRATRTGALSAGALVACVSLAVGCGVLPGTTGGSGDGPITVMTWAPQETNATNKPGMPAFAQAYARWVNANGGIGGRRLNVLTCNDHNDSVAAAKCARRAVNEEAVAVVGSYSQHADSFFPVLEGAGIPYIGGYGITNAEFTSPLSYPVNGGQPALLAGLGSALADSCGPVTLVRPDTIAGDQLPVLLDSGLTSGGHERAEDQRAAEDATEYSGQAERALRSTTGDPADPGCVVPVLGDRTGTFMDSFRRAREDYPDVRTATVLGSVDQSTVNASGGASGPYEGAYVTGWYPEAGDPAWNGMKKVIKEEAFGDNDVDAADAGVQTTWIAYTVFKKVVESLDDGEVSAGTVRRALDGGLEVGTGGLTPTLRWTFAAELASVGFPRLVNTEVTLQVVRQGRLTSAHQGTVDTTRLLQNAHVA; encoded by the coding sequence ATGACCGGCAGGCGACCCATCCGCAGCAGCTTCCTCCGCCGCCCGAGCGGCCGCTCCCGGGCCACCCGCACCGGCGCACTGTCGGCGGGCGCGCTGGTGGCGTGCGTGTCGCTCGCCGTCGGCTGCGGCGTCCTCCCCGGTACCACGGGGGGTTCGGGGGACGGCCCGATCACCGTCATGACCTGGGCGCCGCAGGAGACGAACGCCACCAACAAGCCGGGCATGCCCGCCTTCGCTCAGGCCTACGCCCGCTGGGTCAACGCGAACGGCGGCATCGGCGGCCGCCGGCTCAACGTGCTGACCTGCAACGACCACAACGACAGCGTGGCCGCGGCCAAGTGCGCCCGCCGCGCCGTCAACGAGGAGGCGGTCGCGGTCGTCGGCTCCTACAGCCAGCACGCGGACTCCTTCTTCCCCGTGCTGGAGGGCGCCGGCATCCCCTACATCGGCGGCTACGGCATCACCAACGCGGAGTTCACCAGCCCGCTGTCCTACCCGGTCAACGGCGGCCAGCCCGCGCTGCTGGCCGGCCTCGGCAGCGCGCTCGCCGACTCCTGCGGACCCGTCACCCTCGTCCGTCCCGACACCATCGCGGGCGACCAGCTCCCCGTCCTGCTCGACTCGGGGCTCACCTCGGGCGGACACGAACGCGCCGAGGACCAGCGGGCGGCGGAGGACGCCACCGAGTACAGCGGCCAGGCCGAGCGGGCCCTTCGGAGCACGACCGGCGACCCGGCGGACCCGGGGTGCGTGGTACCCGTCCTCGGCGACCGCACCGGCACCTTCATGGACTCCTTCCGCCGGGCCCGCGAGGACTACCCCGACGTACGGACCGCGACCGTGCTCGGCAGCGTCGACCAGTCCACGGTCAACGCGAGCGGCGGGGCGTCCGGGCCCTACGAGGGGGCGTACGTCACCGGCTGGTACCCGGAGGCGGGCGACCCGGCCTGGAACGGGATGAAGAAGGTGATCAAGGAAGAGGCGTTCGGCGACAACGACGTCGACGCGGCCGACGCCGGGGTGCAGACCACCTGGATCGCGTACACCGTCTTCAAGAAGGTCGTCGAGTCGCTCGACGACGGCGAGGTGAGCGCCGGCACCGTACGGCGGGCCCTGGACGGCGGCCTGGAGGTCGGCACGGGCGGACTCACCCCCACCCTCCGGTGGACGTTCGCCGCCGAGCTGGCCTCGGTCGGCTTCCCGCGCCTGGTCAACACCGAGGTCACCCTCCAGGTCGTACGGCAGGGCCGGCTGACCTCCGCCCACCAGGGCACCGTGGACACCACCCGCCTCCTGCAGAACGCCCACGTGGCCTGA
- a CDS encoding ABC transporter permease gives MSNLALAVRDSSTMLRRNLLHARRYPSLTLNLLLTPVMLLLLFVYVFGDTMSTGIGGGDRSDYIAYIVPGLLLMTIGSTTIGTAVSVSNDMTEGIIARFRTMAIHRGSVLVGHVVGSVVQSVLSVVLVGAVGVAIGFRSADATALEWLAAFGLLVLFTLALTWIAVGMGLVSPNAEAASNNAMPLIFLPLISSAFVPVDSMPGWFQPIAEYQPFTPAIETLRGLLLGTEIGHNGWLALGWSVALTALGYFWATAKFNNDPK, from the coding sequence ATGAGCAACCTCGCCCTCGCCGTACGCGACTCGTCCACCATGCTGCGCCGCAACCTCCTGCACGCCCGGCGCTACCCCTCGCTCACCCTGAACCTGCTGCTCACACCGGTCATGCTGCTACTGCTCTTCGTCTACGTCTTCGGCGACACCATGAGCACCGGCATCGGCGGCGGCGACCGCTCCGACTACATCGCCTACATCGTGCCGGGCCTGCTCCTGATGACCATCGGGTCCACCACGATCGGCACCGCGGTCTCCGTCTCCAACGACATGACCGAGGGCATCATCGCCCGGTTCCGCACCATGGCCATCCACCGCGGCTCGGTACTCGTCGGACACGTCGTCGGCAGCGTGGTCCAGTCGGTCCTGAGCGTGGTCCTCGTCGGCGCCGTCGGCGTCGCCATCGGCTTCCGCTCGGCGGACGCCACCGCCCTGGAATGGCTGGCGGCCTTCGGGCTCCTGGTGCTCTTCACGCTGGCACTGACCTGGATCGCCGTCGGGATGGGCCTGGTCAGCCCGAACGCCGAGGCCGCCAGCAACAACGCGATGCCGCTGATCTTCCTCCCGCTGATCTCCAGCGCCTTCGTCCCGGTCGACTCCATGCCCGGCTGGTTCCAGCCGATCGCCGAGTACCAGCCCTTCACGCCCGCCATCGAGACCCTGCGCGGCCTGCTCCTCGGCACCGAGATCGGCCACAACGGATGGCTCGCCCTCGGTTGGAGTGTCGCCCTCACCGCACTCGGCTACTTCTGGGCGACCGCCAAGTTCAACAACGACCCGAAGTGA